A DNA window from Brachionichthys hirsutus isolate HB-005 chromosome 10, CSIRO-AGI_Bhir_v1, whole genome shotgun sequence contains the following coding sequences:
- the pou4f3 gene encoding POU domain, class 4, transcription factor 3, with the protein MNGKQLFSTHPALHEPKYPGLHAGSEGMRRVCLPAQQLQGSLFGGFDESLLARAEALAAADGKSLPFKDVTYHTMSSVPCSASSSSSSSSTTPSHHHLHHQQHQHHLGQTLEAGDLLDHLSSSLAVIGMGAPDPPGVQHPHHHHPHPHHHHLQTMGQLHQAMATMAHPHSLSVTHGGMACVTDVESDPRELEAFAERFKQRRIKLGVTQADVGSALANLKIPGVGSLSQSTICRFESLTLSHNNMIALKPVLQAWLEEAEAAHREKSSKPDLFNGNERKRKRTSIAAPEKRSLEAYFAIQPRPSSEKIAAIAEKLDLKKNVVRVWFCNQRQKQKRMKYSAVH; encoded by the exons atgaacgGAAAGCAGCTGTTCTCCACGCACCCGGCTCTCCACGAGCCAAAGTACCCCGGCCTGCACGCAGGCTCGGAGGGCATGCGCAGAGTCTGTCTGCCCGCCCAGCAG CTGCAGGGCAGTCTGTTCGGAGGCTTTGATGAGAGCCTGCTGGCGCGCGCGGAGGCTCTGGCGGCTGCGGACGGAAAGAGTCTCCCGTTCAAAGACGTGACTTACCATACCATGAGCAGCGTCCCCtgctcagcctcctcctcctcctcctcctcctccaccacccccTCCCACCATCATCTCCAtcaccagcagcaccagcaccacctcgGACAGACCCTGGAGGCCGGGGACCTCCTGGATCACCTCTCCAGCAGCTTGGCCGTCATCGGGATGGGCGCTCCGGACCCCCCCGGGGTGCAGCACCCGCACCAccatcacccccacccccaccaccaccacctgcaGACCATGGGCCAGCTGCACCAGGCGATGGCCACCATGGCCCACCCGCACTCGTTGTCGGTGACGCACGGCGGGATGGCGTGCGTCACCGACGTGGAGTCGGATCCCAGGGAGCTGGAAGCCTTCGCCGAGCGCTTCAAGCAGAGGCGGATCAAACTCGGGGTCACTCAGGCGGACGTCGGCTCGGCGTTGGCCAACCTCAAGATCCCCGGGGTGGGGTCCTTGAGCCAGAGCACCATCTGCAGGTTCGAGTCCCTCACCCTGTCCCACAACAACATGATCGCGCTGAAGCCGGTCCTGCAGGCGTGGCTGGAGGAGGCCGAGGCCGCGCACCGGGAGAAGAGCAGCAAGCCGGACCTCTTCAACGGGAACGAGAGGAAACGGAAGCGCACCTCCATCGCCGCGCCGGAGAAGCGCTCCCTGGAGGCTTACTTCGCCATCCAGCCTCGGCCCTCGTCGGAAAAGATCGCGGCCATCGCCGAGAAGCTGGACCTGAAAAAGAACGTGGTTCGGGTGTGGTTCTGCAACCAGCGGCAAAAACAGAAACGGATGAAGTACTCTGCGGTGCACTGA